The Trueperaceae bacterium DNA window GCCTGAGGTCGTCCTCCGGCCCCTCCCACATCAGGTCGAGCAGGCCGGGTAGCGCGGCGTCGGCGGCGTCGAGGACCTCCCGCGCCGCCGGCGACGTCTCGTAGAGCTCGCGACCCATGCCGACGCGCTGCGACCCCTGGCCGGGGAAGAGCGCGACGACGGGGCTCACGCCGCCGCGGGCGCCCAGGTGACGACCGAGGAGGCCCAGGTCAGGCCGGCGCCGAACGACACGAGTAGCAGGTGGTCCCCCGCCGCCACGCGGCCCTCGTCGTGGGCGTGGAGCAGGGCGAGCGGGATGCTGGCCGTGGAGTTGTTGCCGTACTCGTCGACGGTGACGATCACGCGCTCGCGATCGAGGCCGAGGCGCTCGCGCGCGGCGTCGATGATGCGCAGGTTCGCCTGGTGCGGGACGAAGAGGCTGATGTCGGCGGGCTGCAGTCCGGCCTTCTCGATCGCCTCGAAGGTCGACGTCGTCATGACCCTGACCGCGAACTTGAAGACCTCGCGGCCGTTCATGTAGACGTGCTCTGACAGCGGCTCGCCGCCGGGCAGGCAGCGCCCGACGGACCGCTTGTGCAGGTGCACGCTGCCCGAGCCGTCCGCGCCCATGACCATCGACCTGATGCCGTACTCGTCCGGCACGGCCTCGACGACGGCGGCGCCCGCCCCGTCGCCGAAGAGCACGGCCGTGGAGCGGTCGTTCCAGTCGACGATCTTCGTCAGCGCCTCGCTGCCTATCGTGAGCACGCGCCGGCACTGGCCGGACTCGACGAGGCCGCGGGCCACGCCCAGGCCGTAGAGCCAGCCGGGGCAGGCCGCCAGCAGGTCGAACGCGCCGGCCGCCAGCTTGAAGCGGTCCTGGACCAGCGCGGCCGTGGCGGGGAACAGCGCGTCGGGCGTGTTCGTGGCGACGATGACCATGTCGACGCCGGCGAGGGCGTCGTCGCCGTGGCGGGCGAGCAGGTCCTCGACCGCCCTGAAGGCCAGGTCGCTGGTGTACTCCTCCTCGCCGGCCACGTGCCGGCGCTTGATGCCCGTCCGCGAGGTGATCCACTCGTCGGACGTGTCCATCATCCGCTCGAGGTCGTGGTTCGAGAGGACGTGCGGCGGGGCGTAGGCGCCGAGGAGCGTGATGCCGGCCCTCGTACCCTCGCGCCCGTTGGCGCCTGGGACGGCTATGACGCTAGGCCTCCGCGAAGACCTGACGGCCGTCGTAGTAGCCGCACTCGGGGCAGACGACGTGCGGCGGCCGCAGCTCCTTGCACTGGGGGCAGGCGACGAGCGTCGGCTCCTTCAGCGCGTGGTGGCTGCGGCGGGCGTCGCGGCTGGCGCGCGACGTGCGCTTCTTGGGTACTGG harbors:
- a CDS encoding beta-ketoacyl-ACP synthase III, whose amino-acid sequence is MAVPGANGREGTRAGITLLGAYAPPHVLSNHDLERMMDTSDEWITSRTGIKRRHVAGEEEYTSDLAFRAVEDLLARHGDDALAGVDMVIVATNTPDALFPATAALVQDRFKLAAGAFDLLAACPGWLYGLGVARGLVESGQCRRVLTIGSEALTKIVDWNDRSTAVLFGDGAGAAVVEAVPDEYGIRSMVMGADGSGSVHLHKRSVGRCLPGGEPLSEHVYMNGREVFKFAVRVMTTSTFEAIEKAGLQPADISLFVPHQANLRIIDAARERLGLDRERVIVTVDEYGNNSTASIPLALLHAHDEGRVAAGDHLLLVSFGAGLTWASSVVTWAPAAA
- the rpmF gene encoding 50S ribosomal protein L32, which produces MAKHPVPKKRTSRASRDARRSHHALKEPTLVACPQCKELRPPHVVCPECGYYDGRQVFAEA